Proteins from one Streptosporangium becharense genomic window:
- a CDS encoding SpoIIE family protein phosphatase has translation MSESQQNEATVLVVDDTPTKLYILSSWLRRAGHQVVQATGGVEALAKVRELQPDLVVLDVRLPDITGYEVCEQIKADETTSSIPVIQISGAAVTPADRAQGLERGADAYLAEPVEPDEFAATVEATLRYYRARQRAERMARRLTALTEVTLAMNAAETFDDLLATAVEGTSRILGRTAGTLALPPDGRTRRFSARPAADTAVSKVAPPETLTRLSAMSLDGAAGTRVFTTSIDEWLKLVPDADISGDVMSVLCRTKVGRPPVYLGIDAVPPLDEDEINILRQLGQALALTVDALRAYTEEHTIALTLQRSLLPARIPDIPGLTISWRYQPAVDNVEVGGDFYEVLKLDHRVLIAIGDVQGHSLLAATVMAELRHALRASVIANADLGASMALLNNVLRCYHPGMTATVCLTLLDPATGELEIANAGHIPPLLIGTGEAVYHNMGNLLLGVAEETYRVDSLTLPERGSVLMFTDGLVEDRDKLLDESLEIARRLADDTGCDLEAFCDRLIARFGAREDDVALVMFRREAAG, from the coding sequence CGTGGAGGCGCTGGCCAAGGTCAGGGAGCTCCAGCCCGACCTGGTCGTCCTCGACGTACGGCTGCCCGACATCACCGGCTACGAGGTCTGCGAACAGATCAAGGCCGACGAGACGACGTCGTCGATCCCGGTCATCCAGATCTCCGGTGCGGCCGTCACCCCCGCCGACCGGGCACAGGGCCTGGAACGGGGAGCCGACGCCTACCTGGCCGAGCCGGTCGAGCCGGACGAGTTCGCGGCGACGGTCGAGGCCACCCTGCGGTACTACCGCGCGCGGCAGCGGGCCGAGCGGATGGCCCGCCGCCTGACCGCGCTCACCGAGGTCACGCTGGCCATGAACGCCGCCGAGACGTTCGACGACCTGCTCGCCACGGCCGTCGAGGGCACCTCGCGGATCCTCGGGCGGACCGCCGGCACCCTCGCCCTGCCGCCGGACGGCCGGACCCGGAGGTTCAGCGCCCGCCCCGCGGCGGACACCGCGGTCTCCAAGGTCGCGCCTCCGGAGACGCTGACCAGGCTGAGCGCGATGTCCCTGGACGGCGCGGCGGGCACCCGGGTCTTCACGACGTCGATCGACGAGTGGCTGAAGCTGGTGCCGGACGCCGACATCAGCGGCGACGTCATGTCGGTGCTCTGCCGCACCAAGGTCGGCAGGCCGCCCGTCTACCTCGGGATCGACGCGGTCCCGCCGCTGGACGAGGACGAGATCAACATCCTGCGCCAGCTCGGCCAGGCCCTGGCCCTCACCGTGGACGCCCTGCGCGCCTACACCGAGGAGCACACCATCGCCCTCACCCTGCAGCGCAGCCTGCTGCCCGCCCGGATTCCCGACATCCCGGGGCTCACGATCAGCTGGCGCTACCAGCCCGCGGTCGACAACGTCGAGGTCGGCGGCGACTTCTACGAGGTCCTGAAACTGGATCATCGGGTGCTCATCGCCATCGGCGACGTCCAGGGGCACTCACTGCTGGCCGCCACGGTCATGGCGGAGCTCCGGCACGCGCTGCGCGCGTCCGTCATCGCGAACGCGGACCTGGGTGCGTCGATGGCCCTGCTCAACAACGTGCTGCGGTGCTACCACCCGGGCATGACCGCCACCGTGTGCCTGACCCTGCTCGATCCGGCGACCGGCGAGCTGGAGATCGCGAACGCGGGCCACATCCCGCCGCTGCTCATCGGCACCGGGGAGGCCGTCTACCACAACATGGGCAACCTGCTGCTCGGCGTGGCCGAGGAGACCTACCGGGTCGACTCGCTGACGCTGCCCGAGCGCGGTTCCGTGCTGATGTTCACCGACGGGCTCGTCGAGGACCGCGACAAGCTGCTGGACGAGAGCCTGGAGATCGCGCGCCGCCTGGCGGACGACACCGGTTGCGACCTGGAGGCGTTCTGCGACCGCCTGATCGCGCGGTTCGGCGCCCGCGAGGACGACGTGGCGCTGGTCATGTTCCGTCGTGAGGCGGCCGGCTGA
- the hflX gene encoding GTPase HflX — protein MELAERQALRRVVGLSTELEDVTEVEYRQLRLERVVLVGVWTSGTAIDAENSLLELKLLAETAGSQVLEGVIQRRQKPDTATYIGSGKALELADIVSATGADTVVCDGELSPGQLRQLEEVVKVKVIDRTMLILDIFAQHAKSREGKAQVELAQLNYLLPRLRGWGGNLSRQVGGRAAGGVGIGGRGPGETKIELDRRRIRERMAKLRRQIGEMTTARETKRARRLAREIPAVAIAGYTNAGKSSLLNRLTGAGVLVEDALFATLDPTVRRARTADGRPFTLADTVGFVRHLPHQLVEAFRSTLEEVGDADLILHVVDGSHPDPESQLAAVREVFADIEGARDIPEIVVINKADAADPVVLAQLTAREKPAVVVSARTGAGIEELRAVIERELPRFDQEVKVLVPYQRGDLISRAHREGEVLDVEHTEDGTILHARVLPGLYAELERTAKPVETV, from the coding sequence ATGGAACTGGCCGAGCGCCAGGCGTTGCGCCGGGTGGTGGGGCTCTCCACCGAGCTGGAGGACGTCACCGAGGTCGAGTACCGCCAGCTGCGACTTGAGCGGGTCGTCCTGGTCGGTGTCTGGACCTCGGGTACGGCGATCGACGCCGAGAACTCACTCCTGGAGCTCAAGCTCCTCGCCGAGACCGCGGGTTCCCAGGTGCTGGAGGGTGTGATCCAGCGCAGACAGAAGCCCGACACGGCGACCTACATCGGCTCGGGGAAGGCCCTGGAGCTCGCCGACATCGTCTCCGCCACCGGTGCCGACACCGTGGTGTGCGACGGCGAGCTGAGCCCCGGCCAGCTCCGCCAGCTCGAGGAGGTCGTCAAGGTCAAGGTCATCGACCGCACGATGCTGATCCTCGACATCTTCGCCCAGCACGCCAAGAGCCGCGAGGGCAAGGCCCAGGTCGAGCTCGCGCAGCTCAACTACCTGCTGCCGCGCCTGCGGGGCTGGGGTGGCAACCTCTCCCGCCAGGTCGGCGGACGCGCCGCGGGCGGCGTCGGCATCGGCGGCCGCGGCCCCGGTGAGACCAAGATCGAGCTGGACCGCCGCCGGATCCGTGAGCGCATGGCCAAGCTGCGCCGTCAGATCGGCGAGATGACCACGGCGCGCGAGACCAAGCGGGCACGCCGCCTGGCGCGCGAGATCCCCGCCGTGGCCATCGCGGGCTACACCAACGCCGGCAAGTCCTCGCTGCTCAACCGGCTGACCGGGGCGGGTGTGCTGGTCGAGGACGCGTTGTTCGCCACGCTCGACCCGACGGTCCGCCGGGCGCGCACGGCCGACGGCCGCCCGTTCACGCTGGCCGACACCGTCGGATTCGTCCGGCACCTGCCGCACCAGCTCGTCGAGGCGTTCCGCTCCACGTTGGAGGAGGTCGGCGACGCCGACCTGATCCTGCACGTGGTCGACGGCTCGCACCCCGATCCGGAGTCGCAGCTCGCAGCCGTGCGCGAGGTGTTCGCCGACATCGAGGGCGCCCGCGACATCCCGGAGATCGTGGTCATCAACAAGGCCGACGCCGCCGACCCGGTGGTGCTCGCCCAGCTGACCGCGCGGGAGAAGCCCGCGGTCGTGGTCTCGGCCCGCACCGGCGCCGGGATCGAGGAGCTCCGGGCCGTCATCGAGCGGGAGCTGCCCCGCTTCGACCAGGAGGTCAAGGTGCTGGTGCCGTACCAGCGCGGAGACCTGATCTCCCGGGCGCACCGGGAGGGCGAGGTCCTCGACGTCGAGCACACCGAAGACGGCACGATCCTGCACGCCAGGGTCCTGCCCGGTCTCTACGCCGAGCTGGAGCGGACCGCCAAGCCGGTCGAGACCGTCTGA
- a CDS encoding DUF4097 family beta strand repeat-containing protein: MKKNLLVAGALLGSVSVLSGCQFGLDFREREQDVISYDVTDKVTVLDVDSGAGDIVVTESNRSGVHVTETIHWRGKRPVTAHLVDGDRLNLHYRCDGSDCSVDYRVEIPPGLAATLNSGSGTLTLRDLSGEVTAVSGSGDIDASGLRARRFRAEAGSGDVEAGFKETPDHVEVETGSGEATAYLPGGKYDVTLETGSGDKTVQVTDDPSSPRKITLRTGSGDAGVLLS, translated from the coding sequence ATGAAGAAGAACCTGCTCGTCGCCGGAGCGCTACTGGGCTCGGTGTCCGTCCTCTCCGGCTGCCAGTTCGGCCTGGACTTCCGCGAGCGGGAGCAGGACGTCATCTCCTACGACGTCACAGACAAGGTGACCGTCCTGGACGTCGACAGCGGCGCGGGGGACATCGTGGTCACCGAATCGAACCGGTCCGGCGTCCACGTCACCGAGACGATCCACTGGCGCGGCAAGCGGCCGGTCACCGCGCACCTGGTGGACGGCGACCGGCTCAACCTGCACTACCGCTGTGACGGGTCCGACTGCTCGGTCGACTACAGGGTCGAGATCCCGCCGGGCCTGGCCGCCACGCTGAACAGCGGCTCGGGAACCCTCACGCTGCGCGACCTGAGCGGAGAGGTCACCGCCGTCAGCGGCTCCGGCGACATCGACGCCTCCGGGCTGCGCGCCAGGCGGTTCCGCGCCGAGGCCGGATCCGGCGACGTGGAGGCGGGGTTCAAGGAGACGCCCGACCACGTGGAGGTCGAGACCGGTTCCGGTGAGGCCACGGCGTATCTGCCCGGCGGGAAGTACGACGTGACCCTCGAAACCGGCTCCGGCGACAAGACCGTCCAGGTGACCGACGACCCGTCCTCGCCGCGCAAGATCACGCTGCGGACCGGCTCCGGCGACGCCGGGGTCCTGCTGAGCTGA
- the aceB gene encoding malate synthase A: protein MDSVEINGPSHDRFDEILTPEALAFLAALQREFGLRRVELLQARQARQAELSAGGTLDFLPETRHVRESQWHVAPPAPGLVDRRVEITGPVDRKMTINALNSGAKVWLADFEDANAPTWENTVNGQINLRDALDRTIDFSAGGKSYTLKPDAELATIVVRPRGWHLEEKHLTLDGAPLSGSLVDFGLYFFHSAQRQMAKGKGPYFYLPKMESHLEARLWNDVFVRAQDLLDIPQGTIRATVLIETYPAAFEMEEILYELRDHSAGLNAGRWDYLFSVIKKFRTRGREFLLPERNAVTMTAPFMRAYTELLVRTCHKRGAHAIGGMAAFIPSRRDPEINKVALEKVTADKTRESGDGFDGSWVAHPDLVPVCREVFDAVLGDRPNQLDRLREDVSVSAADLLAVSKTPGDITEAGLRNNVDVALRYLAAWMGGLGAVAIHNLMEDAATAEISRSQIWQWIHNGIELADTGETVTRELVERIIDEELAGIKAEPGYDETRYDQAVALFKEVALDDDFAEFLTLPAYARMP, encoded by the coding sequence ATGGACAGCGTTGAGATCAACGGCCCCTCGCACGACCGGTTCGACGAGATCCTCACGCCGGAGGCCCTGGCCTTCCTGGCCGCCCTCCAGCGGGAGTTCGGCCTCCGGCGTGTGGAGCTGCTCCAGGCCCGCCAGGCACGGCAGGCGGAGCTGTCGGCGGGCGGCACCCTCGACTTCCTGCCGGAGACCCGGCACGTGCGCGAGTCGCAGTGGCACGTCGCCCCGCCCGCGCCAGGCCTGGTCGACCGCCGGGTTGAGATCACCGGCCCGGTGGACCGGAAGATGACGATCAACGCGCTCAACTCGGGAGCCAAGGTCTGGCTGGCCGACTTCGAGGATGCCAACGCTCCCACCTGGGAGAACACCGTCAACGGTCAGATCAACCTGCGCGACGCGCTCGACCGGACCATCGACTTCTCCGCCGGCGGGAAGAGCTACACCCTCAAGCCCGACGCCGAACTGGCCACCATCGTGGTCCGCCCCCGCGGCTGGCACCTGGAGGAGAAACACCTCACGCTCGACGGCGCCCCGCTGTCCGGGTCCCTCGTCGACTTCGGTCTCTACTTCTTCCACTCGGCGCAGCGGCAGATGGCCAAGGGCAAGGGGCCCTACTTCTACCTGCCGAAGATGGAGTCGCACCTGGAGGCCCGTCTCTGGAACGACGTCTTCGTCCGGGCACAGGACCTGCTCGACATCCCGCAGGGCACGATCCGGGCGACCGTCCTCATCGAGACCTACCCGGCCGCGTTCGAGATGGAGGAGATCCTCTACGAGCTCCGCGACCACTCCGCGGGGCTCAACGCCGGCCGCTGGGACTACCTCTTCAGCGTGATCAAGAAGTTCCGCACCCGTGGCCGGGAGTTCCTGCTCCCCGAGCGCAACGCGGTGACGATGACCGCCCCGTTCATGCGCGCCTACACCGAGCTGCTGGTCCGCACCTGTCACAAGCGGGGCGCCCACGCCATCGGCGGTATGGCGGCGTTCATCCCCTCCCGCCGCGACCCCGAGATCAACAAGGTCGCCCTGGAGAAGGTCACCGCCGACAAGACCCGCGAGTCGGGCGACGGCTTCGACGGTTCCTGGGTGGCCCACCCCGACCTGGTCCCGGTCTGCCGCGAGGTCTTCGACGCGGTCCTCGGCGACCGGCCCAACCAGCTCGACCGCCTGCGCGAGGACGTCTCCGTCTCCGCCGCCGACCTGCTCGCGGTCTCCAAGACCCCCGGTGACATCACCGAGGCGGGCCTGCGCAACAACGTCGACGTGGCCCTGCGTTACCTGGCCGCCTGGATGGGCGGGCTGGGTGCGGTGGCCATCCACAACCTGATGGAGGACGCGGCCACCGCCGAGATCTCCCGTTCCCAGATCTGGCAGTGGATCCACAACGGCATCGAGCTCGCCGACACCGGCGAGACGGTCACCAGGGAACTGGTCGAGCGGATCATCGACGAGGAACTCGCCGGGATCAAGGCCGAGCCGGGCTACGACGAGACCCGCTACGACCAGGCCGTCGCCCTGTTCAAGGAAGTCGCCCTCGACGACGACTTCGCGGAGTTCCTCACTCTCCCCGCCTACGCGCGCATGCCGTGA
- a CDS encoding FAD-linked oxidase C-terminal domain-containing protein — MSIRPLDGPARRFEELLGPRSVITDPVRLRTYECDGLTHHRVTPGVVVLPDTAEQVAGVVRICNEHDLPFVARGAGTGLSGGALPRSDGVLIVTAKMRRILSIDLPNRRATVEPGVTNLAITEAVRGLGFYYAPDPSSQQVCTIGGNVAENSGGAHCLKYGFTVNHVLGLEIVTPDGYIVELSESGPGYDLLGAFVGSEGTLGIATKVTVRLSRAPETVTTLLAAFEDVERGGRAVSAIIGGGIVPAAIEMMDALAVEAAEAAVACAYPEGAGAVLIVELDGPAEEVAHQFGEVTRLCREAGAFELRVADDPERRAAIWKGRKSAFAAVGRISPAYIVQDGVVPRTALPGVLASIDRLSHEYGIRVANVFHAGDGNLHPLVLFDDAEPGAAERAELVSGRILDLCIEHGGSITGEHGVGVDKARYMPKMFSADDLDTMQLVRCAFDPRGLSNPGKVFPTPRLCGEAPGVRRGAHPLVEAGLAEQF; from the coding sequence ATGTCGATCAGACCGCTGGACGGGCCGGCCCGCAGGTTCGAGGAGCTCCTCGGCCCCCGGTCGGTGATCACCGATCCCGTCCGGCTGCGCACCTACGAATGCGACGGGCTGACCCACCACCGGGTCACCCCCGGCGTCGTCGTACTGCCGGACACCGCCGAGCAGGTCGCCGGCGTGGTCCGGATCTGCAACGAGCACGATCTGCCGTTCGTCGCCCGTGGCGCCGGGACGGGCCTGTCCGGCGGGGCCCTGCCGCGCTCCGACGGGGTGCTGATCGTCACCGCGAAGATGCGGCGGATCCTCTCGATCGACCTGCCGAACCGGCGGGCCACGGTGGAGCCCGGCGTCACCAATCTGGCGATCACCGAAGCGGTGCGCGGCCTGGGCTTCTACTACGCACCCGATCCGTCCAGCCAGCAGGTCTGCACGATCGGCGGCAACGTGGCGGAGAACTCCGGCGGCGCCCACTGCCTGAAGTACGGCTTCACCGTCAACCACGTACTCGGCCTGGAGATCGTCACCCCCGACGGCTACATCGTGGAGTTGTCGGAGAGCGGCCCCGGCTACGACCTGCTGGGAGCGTTCGTCGGCTCGGAGGGAACCCTCGGCATCGCGACCAAGGTCACCGTGCGGCTGAGCCGGGCACCCGAGACGGTGACCACGCTGCTGGCGGCCTTCGAGGACGTCGAGCGGGGCGGCCGGGCGGTTTCGGCGATCATCGGCGGCGGCATCGTGCCCGCCGCGATCGAGATGATGGACGCCCTCGCCGTCGAGGCCGCCGAGGCCGCGGTGGCCTGCGCCTATCCCGAAGGCGCGGGTGCCGTGCTGATCGTGGAGCTGGACGGCCCGGCCGAGGAGGTGGCCCACCAGTTCGGCGAGGTGACGCGGCTCTGCCGGGAGGCCGGGGCGTTCGAGCTGCGCGTCGCCGACGACCCCGAGCGGCGGGCGGCGATCTGGAAAGGCCGCAAGTCGGCCTTCGCCGCGGTGGGCCGGATCAGCCCGGCGTACATCGTCCAGGACGGGGTCGTCCCCCGCACCGCGCTCCCCGGCGTGCTGGCGAGCATCGACCGGCTCTCCCACGAGTACGGCATCCGGGTGGCCAACGTCTTCCACGCGGGCGACGGCAACCTGCACCCGCTGGTGCTGTTCGACGACGCCGAGCCCGGTGCGGCCGAGCGGGCCGAACTGGTCTCCGGGCGGATCCTCGACCTGTGCATCGAGCACGGCGGATCCATCACCGGTGAGCACGGTGTCGGAGTGGACAAGGCGCGCTACATGCCGAAGATGTTCTCCGCGGACGACCTCGACACCATGCAGCTCGTCCGTTGCGCCTTCGACCCGCGCGGCCTGTCGAACCCGGGCAAGGTCTTCCCGACCCCGCGCCTGTGCGGGGAGGCGCCCGGGGTACGCAGGGGCGCGCACCCGCTGGTCGAGGCCGGGCTGGCGGAGCAGTTCTGA
- a CDS encoding FAD-binding oxidoreductase, with protein MGVTDATGTGGPPEAPEAMEALRATGAVIRDAAPGDAVAGVAPRWVASPRDTGEVAALMRVSAARDLAVVPAGDRTKLDWGNPPERCDLLLDTRGLTFGDGLVVEHSAGDLVARVSAGLALGTLNSMLAGSRQELALDGVPRAGTVGGTVGGTLATATAGPRRFRYGTARDLLIGVTVVLADGTVARSGGAVVKNVAGYDLGKLFTGSYGTLGVITEATFRLHPVPADRRWAGVDLPAPRTGGTPGGQAYRPGGLPPGSDGFGRLDSLVTALASAQAEPSAIEIDWPGPRHDLTVAVLVEGVSAGARAEALRELMSAYGTAWLRTEAPEWWAAAPGEDTLLELRVPPACTHHALRVIAAYGLPARVRGSAASAVLRMSFPAGMDREAFTGLVTGVRAGLHPFGGGLTVLAAPPGLADGVDRWGPSSAQPLMRRIKERFDPGRRMSPGRFVGGI; from the coding sequence ATGGGCGTGACGGACGCGACGGGCACCGGGGGCCCGCCGGAGGCACCCGAGGCGATGGAGGCGCTGCGCGCGACGGGGGCGGTGATCCGGGATGCGGCCCCCGGTGACGCGGTGGCCGGGGTCGCCCCGCGCTGGGTGGCCTCCCCCCGCGACACCGGGGAGGTCGCCGCGCTGATGCGCGTCTCGGCGGCGCGCGACCTCGCGGTGGTGCCGGCCGGTGACCGGACCAAACTGGACTGGGGGAACCCTCCCGAGCGGTGCGACCTGCTCCTCGACACCCGCGGGCTGACGTTCGGCGACGGCCTGGTCGTCGAGCACTCCGCCGGAGACCTGGTGGCACGGGTGAGCGCCGGGCTCGCCCTCGGCACCCTGAACTCCATGCTCGCCGGGTCCCGCCAGGAGCTCGCCCTCGACGGCGTCCCGCGCGCCGGCACCGTCGGCGGTACCGTCGGCGGCACGCTCGCCACCGCGACCGCCGGGCCCCGCCGGTTCCGTTACGGCACCGCCCGAGACCTGCTGATCGGCGTCACAGTGGTGCTGGCCGACGGCACGGTCGCCCGCTCCGGCGGCGCCGTCGTCAAAAACGTCGCCGGTTACGACCTGGGCAAGCTCTTCACCGGCTCGTACGGCACACTCGGCGTCATCACCGAGGCGACCTTCCGCCTCCATCCGGTGCCCGCCGACCGCCGCTGGGCCGGCGTGGACCTGCCCGCGCCGCGGACCGGCGGCACCCCGGGCGGGCAGGCGTACCGGCCGGGCGGGCTCCCGCCGGGATCAGACGGGTTCGGCCGGCTGGACAGCCTGGTCACGGCGCTGGCGTCGGCCCAGGCCGAGCCGAGCGCGATCGAGATCGACTGGCCGGGCCCGCGACACGACCTCACCGTGGCCGTCCTCGTCGAGGGCGTGTCGGCCGGCGCGCGGGCGGAGGCCCTGCGCGAGCTGATGAGCGCGTACGGGACGGCGTGGCTGCGCACCGAGGCGCCCGAATGGTGGGCGGCGGCGCCGGGTGAGGACACGCTGCTCGAACTGCGGGTCCCGCCCGCCTGCACGCACCACGCGCTGCGGGTGATCGCCGCGTACGGGCTGCCCGCGCGCGTGCGCGGGTCGGCGGCCTCCGCGGTGCTCCGGATGTCCTTCCCGGCCGGGATGGACCGGGAGGCGTTCACCGGCCTCGTCACGGGCGTGCGCGCCGGGCTGCACCCGTTCGGCGGCGGCCTGACGGTGCTCGCCGCGCCACCGGGACTCGCGGACGGGGTCGACCGCTGGGGCCCGTCGAGCGCGCAACCGCTGATGCGGCGGATCAAGGAGCGGTTCGACCCCGGCAGGCGGATGTCCCCCGGCCGGTTCGTGGGCGGGATCTGA